Proteins from one Candidatus Neomarinimicrobiota bacterium genomic window:
- a CDS encoding glycoside hydrolase family 43 protein, giving the protein MENTVFGAGQKMFTNPILSGFYPDPSVCRVDSNYYLVNSTFSYYPGIPVFHSRDLVHWELLGYAMDRAGQLNLDSLGVSRGIFAPAINHYRGTFYITSTVVDGGGNFVITAQDPAGPWSKPVWLPEVNGIDPSLFFDTDGKAYLVYNSIPPNNSPKYQGHRTIRIREFNTDNLGTRDEEYILVNGGTDISNEPIWIEGPHLFHLTETGKDPTGNDGYYYLIAAEGGTGYEHSEVVFRSKNVFGPYTPFEDNPILTQRDLPPDREHPITSTGHADMVRTVDGDWWATFLGCRPYEPYEKDYYNTGRETFLTPVEWIEGWPIINPDHEEVQYQYPYPVSAAEETPQSPYGGDISYTDDFETEKLDLNWMFLRTVHEEWYALNSEDGTLRIQVRPETCAGKGNPSFLGRRQQNLYCSASTRLSFSPRYDGEKAGLLIFQNGDHFYYLCKSSENGRQVVQLFRSVAEDTATGEMKLLNSRFLDDDTGDLWLKITAEGNTYSFHFATEAAQWILLRGELDASFLSTKVAGGFVGAFFALYTTSLGQPSENSAVYDWFKYEGTHPVFSKKNVKKSE; this is encoded by the coding sequence ATGGAAAATACCGTCTTTGGTGCCGGACAAAAAATGTTTACCAATCCAATCCTGTCAGGATTTTATCCCGATCCCAGTGTCTGCAGAGTGGACAGCAATTATTATCTGGTGAATTCGACGTTTTCGTATTACCCGGGCATCCCGGTATTTCACAGCCGCGACCTGGTACACTGGGAACTACTGGGATATGCCATGGATCGGGCGGGACAACTAAACCTGGACAGCCTCGGGGTTTCCAGAGGAATCTTTGCCCCTGCCATTAATCACTACCGGGGAACTTTTTACATCACGAGTACAGTGGTTGACGGCGGAGGGAATTTTGTCATAACAGCACAAGATCCAGCCGGCCCTTGGTCTAAACCGGTTTGGCTACCCGAAGTCAATGGAATCGATCCATCGCTATTCTTTGACACAGATGGAAAGGCGTATTTAGTTTATAACAGCATTCCACCGAATAACTCTCCGAAATATCAGGGCCATCGTACTATCCGAATCCGGGAGTTCAATACCGATAATTTGGGAACCAGAGATGAGGAATATATCCTGGTAAACGGCGGCACTGATATCTCAAATGAGCCCATCTGGATCGAGGGGCCCCACTTGTTTCATTTGACCGAAACAGGGAAGGACCCAACCGGAAATGACGGGTACTACTATCTCATTGCAGCCGAAGGTGGGACCGGGTACGAACATTCGGAGGTCGTATTTCGGAGTAAAAACGTTTTTGGACCGTATACCCCATTTGAGGACAATCCGATACTCACCCAGAGAGATTTGCCACCGGACCGCGAACATCCGATAACCTCAACCGGTCATGCCGATATGGTACGTACTGTTGATGGAGACTGGTGGGCAACATTTTTGGGATGTCGTCCATATGAGCCGTACGAAAAAGACTATTACAACACTGGCAGAGAAACCTTTCTCACTCCTGTCGAATGGATCGAAGGCTGGCCGATCATTAATCCGGACCATGAAGAAGTCCAATACCAGTATCCGTATCCGGTTTCCGCTGCAGAAGAGACACCTCAATCACCGTACGGAGGTGATATCTCATATACGGATGATTTTGAAACGGAGAAGTTGGATCTTAACTGGATGTTCCTGAGAACCGTGCACGAAGAATGGTACGCACTTAATTCAGAGGACGGTACTCTGAGAATTCAGGTCAGGCCGGAAACCTGCGCAGGGAAGGGAAACCCATCTTTTCTGGGACGCCGGCAACAGAATCTGTACTGTTCCGCCAGTACCCGGTTGAGTTTTTCACCCCGGTATGATGGTGAAAAAGCCGGGTTGTTGATCTTCCAGAATGGTGATCACTTTTATTATCTGTGCAAATCATCAGAAAATGGTAGGCAGGTTGTTCAGTTATTCCGGTCGGTTGCCGAAGACACCGCTACCGGCGAAATGAAATTGCTGAATTCCCGTTTCCTTGACGACGATACCGGGGATCTCTGGTTAAAAATCACGGCAGAGGGTAATACATATTCATTTCATTTTGCTACGGAAGCGGCGCAATGGATATTACTCAGGGGTGAACTTGATGCATCATTTTTAAGCACGAAAGTCGCTGGCGGATTCGTCGGCGCTTTTTTTGCTCTTTATACCACGTCTCTGGGGCAGCCGAGCGAAAACTCAGCAGTATACGACTGGTTTAAATACGAAGGAACGCACCCAGTATTCTCAAAGAAAAACGTTAAAAAATCTGAATAG
- a CDS encoding endo-1,4-beta-xylanase yields the protein MLRFTGYHVITIIIFFAMGTSVSAQLAPDSAKFVGNILSYDVPDNFDNYWNQVTPENAGKWGSVAGSQDTSQWNWGNLDMAYNYAKENGLPFKNHALMWGQQQPEWIDDLDSAAQAEIVETWIQMTAERYPETDLIDVVNEPLHAPPSYKEAIGGDGETGWDWAIWGFEKAREYYPDAKLLINDYNILRSNQSTLSYKSLISLLQERNLIDGIGLQAHFLEETRASTISGNLNSLAKTGLPIYISEYDVNIADNDRQLEKMQEQFPIFWQSDAVEGITFWGYIESRIWREDAYLIDWSGRSRPALDWLETYIDTAKTKTSVTSPGPPISEFQLEQNFPNPFNPETQIKFTLSINEVVTMEVYDISGRKVETLLSGRHMSAGTHTVRFTGAELPGGMYLYKLQTPDNTEHKKMVLLK from the coding sequence ATGTTACGATTTACCGGATATCACGTCATCACGATAATAATTTTTTTCGCAATGGGTACAAGTGTGTCTGCACAACTTGCACCGGACAGCGCCAAGTTCGTTGGTAATATTCTGAGCTACGATGTACCCGATAACTTTGATAATTATTGGAATCAGGTCACTCCAGAAAATGCCGGAAAATGGGGTAGTGTCGCCGGGAGTCAGGATACCAGTCAATGGAACTGGGGCAATCTGGATATGGCGTATAATTATGCGAAAGAGAACGGGCTCCCATTTAAGAACCACGCATTAATGTGGGGGCAACAGCAACCGGAGTGGATAGACGATCTCGATTCCGCCGCGCAGGCTGAAATTGTGGAGACATGGATTCAGATGACCGCAGAACGGTATCCGGAGACGGATTTGATTGATGTGGTGAATGAACCGCTGCATGCACCACCTTCATACAAAGAGGCGATTGGCGGTGACGGGGAGACCGGCTGGGACTGGGCCATCTGGGGATTTGAAAAAGCCAGAGAATATTATCCTGACGCCAAACTTCTGATAAACGACTACAACATTTTACGAAGCAATCAAAGTACACTGTCATATAAAAGTCTGATCAGCCTCCTCCAGGAACGGAACCTGATCGATGGGATCGGACTGCAGGCACATTTTCTCGAGGAGACCCGGGCTAGCACGATTAGCGGAAATCTCAACTCCCTGGCCAAAACAGGACTTCCGATATATATCTCAGAGTATGACGTAAATATAGCAGATAATGACCGGCAACTTGAGAAAATGCAGGAGCAATTCCCCATTTTTTGGCAGTCCGATGCTGTCGAAGGAATCACGTTTTGGGGATATATCGAAAGCCGCATCTGGCGTGAGGACGCATATCTAATTGACTGGAGCGGAAGATCGCGTCCGGCATTAGATTGGCTGGAGACTTACATTGATACTGCCAAGACTAAGACATCTGTGACATCTCCAGGGCCGCCAATTTCCGAATTTCAACTGGAACAGAATTTTCCCAACCCTTTCAATCCGGAGACACAGATCAAGTTTACTCTTTCCATTAATGAGGTTGTAACAATGGAGGTATACGACATCTCTGGCAGGAAAGTGGAGACGCTCCTTAGCGGAAGGCATATGAGCGCTGGCACTCATACTGTTCGCTTCACCGGGGCGGAATTACCTGGTGGGATGTATTTATATAAATTGCAGACGCCTGATAATACAGAGCATAAAAAGATGGTATTGCTCAAATAA
- the uxuA gene encoding mannonate dehydratase, with the protein MEYTWRWFGPDDPVTLEQIKPTGATGIVTSLGNIPRGEVWPIDSIMARKQIVEKAGFSWSVAESIPIHEDIKKRIGDYQDYIDNFKQTIRNLGQCGIDTVCYNFMPVSDWARTDLNFELPDGSVTTRFEIIAFAAFDLYILQRLNAEKSYSNKLIERAENYYNNLTAREIEQLTQTMLLPFPATGESLTLKQFRDALEEYRDIDEQTFRNNLYSFLQEIIPAAEEAGVRMGIHPDDPPRPLFGLPRVVSTKKDIQRVLDAIDSPSNGLTLGVGSLASSSRNDIIDITKSFAHKVHFTHLRNVKKDTDDDFTEVGHIGGDADMYTIIKILIQEQDRRLKVGREDIRMPVRPDHGPLMLDDIPKKNIYPGYSLYGRLRGLAELRGLELGIRRSMDM; encoded by the coding sequence CTGGAATATACCTGGCGATGGTTCGGTCCCGACGATCCGGTAACGTTAGAACAAATTAAACCGACCGGAGCCACAGGGATCGTCACTTCTTTGGGAAACATTCCACGGGGAGAAGTATGGCCGATTGATTCCATCATGGCGAGAAAACAGATCGTTGAGAAAGCCGGATTCTCCTGGTCGGTAGCGGAGAGTATACCGATACATGAGGATATAAAAAAACGGATTGGGGATTATCAGGATTATATTGATAACTTCAAGCAGACTATCCGGAATCTGGGCCAATGTGGGATCGATACGGTATGTTACAACTTCATGCCGGTTTCGGACTGGGCACGAACCGATTTGAACTTCGAATTACCGGACGGATCCGTGACGACCAGATTTGAGATTATTGCCTTCGCAGCATTCGACCTGTATATACTCCAGCGTTTAAATGCTGAAAAAAGTTACTCCAACAAGCTAATTGAACGCGCAGAAAATTATTATAATAACCTCACTGCACGAGAGATAGAACAGCTCACCCAAACCATGCTCCTGCCCTTCCCCGCAACCGGTGAATCACTGACACTGAAACAGTTCAGGGATGCCCTTGAAGAATACAGGGATATTGATGAGCAAACGTTTCGAAATAATTTATACTCCTTTCTTCAGGAAATTATACCTGCGGCAGAGGAAGCCGGAGTACGGATGGGAATTCATCCCGATGATCCGCCGCGTCCGCTGTTCGGACTACCCCGGGTTGTCAGTACTAAAAAAGATATTCAGCGAGTATTGGATGCGATTGATTCTCCGTCGAATGGGCTTACTCTTGGTGTCGGATCTCTGGCATCGTCAAGCAGGAACGATATAATCGACATCACAAAGTCATTCGCGCATAAGGTGCATTTCACTCATTTGCGGAACGTAAAAAAGGACACGGATGATGATTTTACGGAAGTCGGCCATATCGGTGGTGATGCAGATATGTACACCATTATAAAGATTTTGATACAGGAACAAGATCGACGGCTCAAGGTCGGCAGAGAAGACATCCGGATGCCAGTGCGACCAGATCACGGCCCACTGATGCTAGACGATATTCCAAAGAAGAATATTTACCCGGGATATTCCCTGTATGGCAGGTTACGCGGTCTTGCCGAGCTTCGCGGCCTGGAACTCGGCATCAGGCGATCGATGGATATGTAA
- a CDS encoding SDR family oxidoreductase, translating into MNYIADKFNLDKKVAIITGGSGVLGTAMAGGLLNAGARVVILGRDEEKLQRKVVSLSEIGGRVIGRKCDVLKKDEIRQVNYEVLDKFGQIDILINAAGGNMSGATIDDEHTVFDMDIRDFNEVTDLNLNGTVLPTLIFGKSMADRKSGSIINLSSMASFRAITRVVGYSAAKAGVDNFTRWMAVEMARKFGEGIRVNAIAPGFLLTEQNRNLLTDTDGSLSERGQSIIDVTPFGRFGDPEELIGAILWLAGDASGFVTGAVIPIDGGFSIFNGV; encoded by the coding sequence ATGAATTATATAGCAGATAAATTCAACCTGGACAAAAAAGTCGCAATCATTACCGGCGGCAGCGGAGTGTTAGGCACGGCAATGGCCGGGGGACTCCTGAATGCAGGTGCGCGTGTCGTAATTCTCGGGAGGGACGAAGAGAAACTGCAAAGGAAGGTTGTATCTCTCTCAGAAATCGGTGGCCGGGTTATCGGCCGGAAATGTGACGTACTGAAGAAAGACGAGATTCGACAGGTAAATTATGAGGTGCTGGATAAGTTCGGACAAATAGATATTCTTATTAACGCGGCAGGCGGCAATATGTCCGGCGCCACTATCGATGACGAGCATACGGTGTTCGATATGGACATCAGGGATTTTAACGAGGTTACGGATTTAAACTTAAACGGGACGGTCCTTCCTACACTCATTTTCGGGAAATCCATGGCAGATCGAAAAAGTGGATCTATTATCAACTTATCCTCCATGGCGTCCTTCCGTGCAATCACCCGGGTGGTTGGTTACTCGGCTGCCAAGGCCGGGGTAGATAACTTTACCCGCTGGATGGCCGTGGAAATGGCTCGAAAATTTGGTGAAGGAATCAGGGTAAACGCAATTGCGCCGGGGTTTTTGCTTACCGAGCAAAACCGCAATCTTTTAACCGATACCGATGGCTCGTTATCTGAGCGAGGCCAATCCATAATCGATGTGACTCCGTTCGGGCGATTCGGTGATCCCGAGGAGTTAATTGGCGCGATCCTGTGGCTCGCAGGCGACGCCTCCGGCTTCGTTACGGGAGCAGTAATTCCCATCGACGGCGGATTCAGTATCTTTAACGGAGTGTAA
- a CDS encoding tetratricopeptide repeat protein: MLKPKRRITKKELKQDEFLEFLYKAEQFVRKHARVLSYIGAGIAVVVLVGILMYNSRQQAEQEAAGVLGAAQASFDQGNYEEVIDQLTPMVETYSGTNSAGVATFYIGSSYYRMGEYEQAEEYFSRYLNEYDADPTLSASAHASLGSIAAENGDMEEAAEEFREAMRRAPYKFLIHRYSLEAAHYTFEAGNTETAKTLITNLLTTDDLNSGVQSEAEALLETIEVTQKTN, translated from the coding sequence ATGCTAAAACCAAAGCGTCGCATTACCAAAAAGGAACTAAAACAGGACGAATTCCTGGAGTTCCTGTATAAGGCCGAGCAATTCGTCCGGAAACATGCAAGAGTTCTGTCTTATATTGGTGCGGGCATCGCCGTAGTTGTACTTGTTGGCATTTTGATGTATAACAGCCGCCAACAAGCAGAACAGGAGGCCGCCGGGGTACTCGGGGCAGCGCAGGCGTCATTTGACCAGGGAAATTACGAGGAAGTAATAGATCAATTGACGCCAATGGTTGAGACTTATAGCGGTACGAACAGCGCAGGCGTCGCCACGTTTTATATCGGAAGTTCGTATTACCGGATGGGTGAGTATGAACAGGCGGAAGAATATTTTAGCCGCTATTTGAATGAATATGATGCCGATCCGACTTTGAGCGCATCTGCGCATGCCAGTTTGGGGTCGATTGCCGCAGAAAACGGCGACATGGAAGAAGCGGCAGAGGAGTTCCGGGAAGCGATGCGCCGGGCGCCTTATAAATTCTTGATACACCGTTATAGCCTGGAAGCAGCCCACTATACCTTTGAAGCCGGGAACACTGAGACCGCGAAAACATTAATTACCAATTTGTTAACGACAGATGACCTGAATAGCGGGGTGCAGTCGGAAGCCGAAGCACTGCTGGAAACAATTGAAGTAACGCAGAAGACTAACTAA
- the nusA gene encoding transcription termination factor NusA: MINKDIIDAFTQIAKEKNVDRNQLGDIIQDIFKNLMIKKYGEDAEFDVIVNMDKGELEIYHEKTVVDEVEDPGKEISLEEAQKVEPDLEVGELFVDILDPSSFGRRLIANAKQNLFQQIRDIEKMHVYNDYKDRIGEIIMGDIHQVRRDAVFVNIEKTELKMPRSEQIRSENYRRGMTVKAIIKDVVITPKGPDIIISRADSSFLRRLFELEVPEIYDDIVEINKIAREPGDRAKVIVESHDRRVDAVGACVGMNGSRIQAIVRELNNEKIDVIDDSSEIEILLTRALSPAKPLLLEIDEENRHVQAIFDDDEIAIAIGRNGQNIRLASQVTGYEIDAVKYSEYESLGEQVLYLDEIDGLHQGRVKSLMEAGIETVSEFINTDDEELLEVKGLGKKSLESFAEELSQKVDLETGELLEAEEDEADEAATDESESVETEEPETVEEETAKLEAQEE, translated from the coding sequence TTGATTAATAAGGACATTATTGACGCTTTTACTCAGATTGCCAAAGAGAAAAACGTCGATAGGAATCAGCTGGGTGACATTATCCAGGATATTTTCAAGAATTTGATGATTAAGAAATATGGCGAAGACGCAGAATTTGATGTGATCGTCAATATGGATAAGGGAGAACTGGAAATCTACCACGAGAAAACCGTGGTTGACGAAGTTGAAGATCCCGGAAAAGAGATTTCTCTGGAAGAGGCGCAAAAGGTGGAGCCGGATCTGGAAGTCGGGGAGCTCTTTGTTGATATTCTCGATCCTTCCTCCTTTGGACGGCGGTTGATTGCCAACGCCAAGCAGAATTTATTCCAGCAGATCCGCGATATTGAAAAGATGCACGTCTACAACGATTACAAGGATCGTATTGGTGAAATTATCATGGGGGATATTCACCAGGTACGCCGGGATGCGGTATTTGTGAACATCGAAAAAACTGAACTCAAGATGCCGCGCTCAGAACAGATCCGTTCGGAAAACTATCGCCGTGGGATGACCGTAAAGGCTATTATTAAGGATGTGGTTATCACACCAAAAGGGCCGGATATTATTATCTCCAGGGCTGATTCGTCATTCCTGAGACGGCTGTTCGAACTTGAAGTCCCCGAGATTTATGACGATATCGTCGAAATTAATAAAATTGCCCGGGAACCCGGCGACCGCGCCAAGGTGATCGTTGAATCGCACGACAGACGTGTGGATGCTGTTGGTGCATGTGTTGGTATGAACGGTAGCCGGATTCAGGCGATTGTCCGGGAACTGAACAACGAAAAGATCGACGTGATAGATGATAGCTCCGAGATCGAGATTCTCCTGACCCGAGCGTTGTCTCCGGCGAAGCCGCTCTTACTCGAAATCGATGAGGAGAACCGGCACGTCCAGGCAATTTTTGACGATGATGAGATTGCCATCGCGATTGGTCGGAACGGACAGAACATCCGGCTGGCTTCACAGGTGACGGGGTATGAAATTGATGCGGTGAAGTACAGCGAATACGAATCGCTGGGCGAACAGGTGCTGTATCTGGATGAGATTGACGGTCTGCATCAGGGACGCGTCAAATCACTGATGGAGGCAGGCATCGAAACTGTATCGGAGTTTATCAATACCGATGACGAAGAACTACTTGAGGTGAAGGGATTGGGCAAGAAGAGCCTGGAAAGCTTCGCCGAAGAACTGAGCCAGAAAGTTGATCTGGAGACTGGTGAATTACTCGAAGCAGAAGAAGACGAAGCAGACGAAGCGGCGACGGACGAATCAGAATCAGTAGAAACAGAAGAGCCCGAGACGGTCGAAGAAGAGACTGCTAAACTCGAAGCTCAAGAGGAATAA
- the infB gene encoding translation initiation factor IF-2: protein MAKKRRIYQIAKELNISHEEILQFLETQDVNVNSHMSRVDEGVYEKILNEFAKEKVIVDRYRKEKERQQIEEERRQQEKEEAEQKKQEEEERRLEEARQKIEEEERKRKEIEEENRRRIKKSRKKDEEAERKRRIEEEARQQLEKEEEERRKKKEAEEKKKREKEKAKDGEDEEQKDEEKKKKTRTVEIADLEGRISGRKKKKKKKEEKKSKKKSKKEQQVEEKVKKTLASLDEKSGGKKHRKKKDEEETEVEDENVIKVAEYVSVDDLASQMDVDPSDVVAKCMELGMMVTINQRLDMDTIIMVADEFGFDVEQEKEYGEELLLEDETEEDLEHAEPRPPVITIMGHVDHGKTTLLDYIRSANVVAGESGGITQHIGAYNVELDSGKQITFLDTPGHEAFTAMRARGAQITDIVILIVAADDAVMPQTVEAINHSKAAGVPIVVAINKIDRPEADVDRVKRELSEQGILVEDWGGKYQAVELSAKTGEGVDELLESLVLESDLLELKANPDRHARGVVVESNLDKGLGAVATVLVDKGTLKVGDNFVCGVHAGRVRAMHDERGNEVEEAGPSQPVRVLGFDDVPQAGDTFVVLEEEREAKKISAERQKQRREQELRLNKLTTLDEISQQIKEGKVKELSVVIKGDADGSIEAISDSLQNLGTGEVAVNVVHRGVGMISESDVLLAVASDAVIIGFHVSTAPQAVSLAKEENIEIRNYKVIYDAVNDIRLALEGMLEPEEREKTIGRLEVRDLFKVPRAGMVAGCYVSEGKITRDARARVHRNNEVIFDGEVATLKRFKDDVKEVAEGYECGVSLEGYDDVEIDDEIEAYEIVTVKRTLEQSAEAS, encoded by the coding sequence ATGGCGAAAAAACGACGCATTTACCAAATTGCCAAAGAACTGAACATCTCGCACGAGGAAATCCTGCAGTTCCTTGAGACGCAGGACGTGAACGTTAACAGCCATATGAGTCGTGTTGACGAGGGCGTCTATGAAAAGATCCTCAATGAGTTTGCAAAAGAGAAGGTTATTGTCGACCGGTATCGGAAGGAAAAAGAACGGCAACAAATTGAGGAAGAGCGGCGACAACAGGAAAAGGAAGAAGCGGAGCAGAAGAAGCAGGAAGAGGAAGAGCGTCGCCTGGAAGAAGCTCGCCAAAAAATTGAGGAAGAAGAGCGGAAGCGAAAAGAGATTGAGGAGGAAAACCGCCGTCGTATCAAAAAGTCCCGGAAAAAGGATGAAGAGGCGGAGCGCAAGCGCCGGATAGAGGAAGAAGCTCGTCAGCAATTGGAAAAAGAAGAGGAAGAGCGCCGGAAAAAGAAAGAGGCAGAAGAGAAGAAAAAGCGGGAAAAGGAAAAGGCAAAGGACGGAGAGGACGAGGAACAAAAGGACGAAGAGAAGAAAAAGAAGACCCGCACTGTCGAAATAGCCGATCTGGAAGGACGGATTTCCGGACGGAAAAAGAAGAAAAAGAAAAAAGAAGAGAAAAAATCCAAGAAGAAATCCAAGAAAGAACAGCAGGTTGAAGAAAAAGTTAAAAAGACTCTCGCTTCTCTGGATGAAAAATCAGGTGGCAAGAAACACCGGAAGAAAAAGGACGAAGAAGAGACGGAGGTCGAAGACGAAAATGTCATCAAGGTTGCTGAATATGTTTCCGTTGATGACCTCGCCAGTCAGATGGATGTGGATCCATCTGATGTAGTAGCCAAATGCATGGAACTCGGCATGATGGTAACCATTAATCAGCGGCTTGACATGGATACAATTATCATGGTCGCTGACGAATTCGGATTCGATGTTGAGCAGGAGAAAGAATACGGCGAAGAACTTTTGCTCGAGGATGAGACGGAAGAAGATCTCGAACACGCCGAGCCGCGTCCGCCGGTCATTACCATAATGGGCCACGTTGATCACGGGAAAACGACATTACTGGATTATATCCGCTCCGCAAACGTAGTCGCCGGTGAATCTGGTGGTATTACCCAGCATATCGGTGCCTATAATGTGGAACTCGATTCCGGTAAGCAGATTACCTTTCTGGATACACCTGGTCACGAGGCGTTTACCGCCATGCGTGCCCGTGGCGCCCAAATTACGGATATTGTAATATTAATTGTGGCAGCCGATGATGCCGTAATGCCGCAGACAGTGGAGGCGATTAACCATTCCAAGGCTGCAGGCGTGCCCATTGTCGTCGCTATAAACAAGATTGACCGCCCGGAAGCCGACGTGGATCGTGTAAAACGTGAGTTGTCCGAACAAGGAATTCTTGTTGAGGACTGGGGCGGTAAATACCAGGCTGTTGAGTTATCGGCTAAGACTGGTGAGGGTGTTGATGAACTGCTCGAGTCATTGGTGCTGGAGTCCGACTTGCTGGAACTGAAAGCTAATCCGGATAGGCACGCCAGAGGCGTGGTCGTTGAATCGAACCTTGATAAAGGCCTCGGCGCTGTCGCAACGGTACTCGTAGATAAAGGGACTTTGAAAGTCGGTGATAATTTTGTGTGTGGTGTTCATGCCGGGCGCGTCCGGGCCATGCATGATGAACGTGGCAACGAAGTAGAGGAGGCGGGACCGTCTCAGCCGGTACGGGTACTCGGATTTGACGACGTACCCCAGGCGGGCGATACCTTTGTAGTTCTTGAAGAGGAGCGTGAAGCCAAGAAAATCAGCGCCGAACGGCAGAAACAGCGCCGTGAACAGGAGCTGCGTCTCAATAAGCTGACGACGCTGGATGAAATTTCACAACAGATTAAAGAAGGAAAAGTCAAAGAACTCTCCGTGGTGATCAAGGGGGACGCTGACGGCTCAATTGAGGCGATCAGCGATTCGCTGCAAAATCTTGGAACCGGTGAAGTTGCGGTGAATGTGGTGCACAGAGGCGTTGGTATGATCAGTGAATCCGATGTGCTTCTGGCCGTGGCTTCCGACGCCGTGATTATCGGTTTCCATGTGAGTACGGCGCCGCAGGCAGTCTCACTGGCCAAAGAGGAGAACATCGAAATCCGGAATTACAAGGTCATTTATGACGCGGTCAACGATATCCGGCTGGCGTTGGAAGGCATGCTGGAACCGGAAGAGCGAGAAAAGACCATTGGCCGGCTGGAAGTCCGCGACCTGTTCAAGGTACCGCGCGCCGGAATGGTTGCCGGGTGTTACGTGAGCGAAGGCAAGATTACCAGAGATGCCAGGGCGCGTGTCCACAGAAATAATGAAGTGATCTTCGACGGGGAAGTCGCGACTCTCAAGCGATTTAAGGACGACGTAAAGGAAGTTGCCGAAGGGTACGAATGTGGTGTGTCACTTGAAGGGTACGACGATGTGGAAATCGATGACGAAATTGAAGCCTACGAAATTGTGACGGTGAAACGTACTCTTGAACAGTCCGCGGAGGCGTCCTGA
- a CDS encoding DUF503 domain-containing protein: MVIGLLQVELYLNDTNSLKQKRSVISHLRTQVQKKFNVSFSEVGLQDVWGRADIAITTASAETQMIHKLFSALEKQIETFPAVRIIRRHTEIL, translated from the coding sequence ATGGTTATCGGATTATTGCAGGTCGAACTGTATCTCAACGATACCAACAGTCTCAAGCAGAAGCGTTCCGTCATTTCCCATCTGCGTACTCAGGTGCAAAAGAAGTTCAATGTCTCCTTTTCCGAAGTCGGATTGCAGGACGTCTGGGGACGTGCTGATATCGCAATAACTACGGCAAGCGCAGAAACCCAAATGATTCATAAGCTATTCAGCGCACTGGAAAAGCAGATCGAAACCTTTCCGGCAGTGCGCATCATTCGACGACATACGGAGATACTATGA
- the rbfA gene encoding 30S ribosome-binding factor RbfA — protein MSSHRVRRVEEAVLRVIGEKLITEVQLPQIARVTVTGVDMSPDLKNAKVYFSILATSDKEKNQIFHSVIRKKKEIRYIIGRELDLRFVPELHFELDETAERVARIEELIDQIHQDETEEETESDG, from the coding sequence ATGAGTAGTCATCGTGTACGACGAGTCGAAGAAGCCGTATTACGGGTGATTGGGGAAAAACTGATTACCGAAGTCCAGTTACCACAGATTGCCAGAGTGACTGTGACCGGCGTGGATATGTCTCCGGATCTCAAGAATGCCAAGGTTTATTTCAGCATCCTGGCTACCTCGGATAAGGAAAAAAACCAGATTTTCCACTCCGTCATCCGGAAAAAGAAAGAGATTCGTTACATTATCGGACGTGAATTAGATTTACGGTTCGTTCCGGAGCTGCATTTTGAATTGGACGAAACCGCTGAGCGCGTTGCACGCATTGAAGAACTGATTGACCAGATACACCAAGACGAGACCGAAGAAGAGACCGAATCGGACGGATGA